A genomic window from Cetobacterium somerae ATCC BAA-474 includes:
- a CDS encoding LpxI family protein produces MKKVGIIVGNGKLPLYFLKEAEAKGIEVYLIGLFDTIEEEIKNHKNYKSFNIGEIGEITKYLLLNDIKEVVMLGKVEKSILFQEMKLDYFGERLMEKLPDKKDETLLFGVISFLRLNKIKVLPQNHLLGDMMFKERCYTKNVPSQEDKKTIQIGIEAAKALSEIDAGQTVVCKESSVVALEGIEGTDKTIERAGEYAGEECIIIKMARPQQDMRVDIPAVGIETVKRAVQIKAKGIVAEANKMLFLDMKDCIELAEKNNIFIIGVKI; encoded by the coding sequence ATGAAAAAAGTTGGAATAATAGTAGGTAACGGAAAGTTACCTCTATATTTCCTTAAAGAAGCGGAAGCTAAAGGGATAGAGGTATACTTAATAGGACTTTTTGATACAATTGAAGAAGAAATAAAAAATCATAAAAATTATAAAAGCTTCAATATAGGAGAAATAGGAGAAATAACAAAATATTTATTGCTAAATGATATAAAAGAAGTTGTAATGCTTGGAAAAGTAGAGAAATCAATTTTATTTCAAGAGATGAAATTAGATTATTTTGGAGAAAGACTAATGGAAAAATTACCAGATAAAAAAGATGAGACTTTATTATTTGGTGTTATATCATTTTTAAGATTAAATAAGATAAAAGTATTACCTCAAAATCATTTATTAGGAGATATGATGTTTAAAGAGAGGTGTTATACTAAAAATGTACCTTCTCAAGAGGATAAAAAAACAATACAAATAGGGATTGAAGCAGCTAAAGCACTAAGTGAAATAGATGCAGGTCAAACAGTTGTTTGTAAGGAGTCATCAGTAGTAGCCTTAGAGGGAATAGAGGGAACTGATAAAACAATAGAAAGAGCTGGAGAGTATGCAGGAGAAGAGTGCATAATCATAAAAATGGCAAGACCTCAGCAAGATATGAGAGTTGATATACCAGCAGTAGGAATAGAAACAGTAAAAAGAGCCGTACAAATAAAAGCTAAAGGAATTGTAGCTGAAGCAAATAAGATGTTATTTTTAGATATGAAAGATTGTATAGAGTTAGCAGAAAAAAATAATATCTTTATTATTGGAGTGAAAATATGA
- the lpxA gene encoding acyl-ACP--UDP-N-acetylglucosamine O-acyltransferase, with the protein MTEIHSTAIVEDGAILEPGVKIGPFCIVGKDVRIGKNTVLQSHVVVEGITEIGENNTIYSFVSIGKASQDLKYKGEPTKTIIGDNNSIREFVTIHRGTDDRWETRIGSNNLLMAYVHVAHDVIVGDNCILANGVTLAGHVTVDDFAIIGGLTPVHQFCRIGSYSMTGGGSAINQDICPFVMAEGNKAVIRGLNTVGLRRKGFTEEDRSNLKKAYRIIFRNGNPLKDALVELENEFPEDKNIKYLVEFIKTSNRGITR; encoded by the coding sequence GTGACTGAAATTCATAGCACTGCTATAGTTGAGGATGGAGCAATACTGGAACCGGGAGTAAAGATAGGTCCTTTCTGTATAGTAGGAAAAGACGTAAGGATAGGAAAAAATACAGTATTACAATCTCATGTTGTAGTTGAGGGAATAACTGAAATAGGAGAAAATAACACAATCTATTCTTTTGTTTCTATTGGTAAAGCTTCGCAAGATTTAAAGTATAAAGGTGAGCCAACAAAGACTATAATTGGAGATAACAATAGCATTAGAGAGTTTGTAACAATTCACAGGGGAACAGATGATAGATGGGAAACAAGAATTGGAAGCAATAATTTATTAATGGCATATGTACATGTAGCTCATGATGTAATAGTAGGAGATAATTGTATACTAGCAAATGGAGTTACTTTAGCAGGACATGTAACTGTTGATGATTTTGCTATAATTGGTGGCTTAACACCTGTTCATCAATTCTGTAGAATAGGTTCTTACTCTATGACTGGTGGAGGGAGTGCAATAAATCAAGATATTTGTCCATTTGTTATGGCAGAAGGAAATAAAGCTGTAATAAGAGGATTAAATACTGTTGGACTTAGAAGAAAAGGATTTACAGAAGAGGATCGTTCAAATTTAAAAAAAGCATATAGAATTATATTTAGAAATGGAAATCCATTGAAAGATGCTTTAGTTGAGCTTGAAAATGAATTTCCTGAAGACAAAAATATAAAGTATCTTGTAGAGTTTATAAAAACTAGTAACAGGGGGATTACAAGATAA